The genomic DNA GATCCGTTGCAATATATGAGCAAGAAGGAAGCTAATAAAGTAGCACAGTTCACTCAATTTGCCTTGGCGGCTGCCCGTCAGGCAGTCGAGCAATCGAAATTAGTGATTGACGAGCGGAATGCAGGCCGCGTGGGGGTTATTGTCGGATCTGGAGCAGGCGGCCTCGACGTTATAGAGGAGAACTATGGGAAATTAACAAAGCTTGGCCCCAAAAGGGTTTCTCCTTATTTTGTTTCCTCGATGATGATTAATTCAGCACCTGGTGAAATCTCCATTGCTATCGGAGCCAAGGGACCTTCGTTTGCCGTGGTTACGGCTTGTGCTACTGGAAGTAATGCCATCGGTGAGGCATTGCGTACGATCCAGTACGGCACGGCTGATGTCGTGGTGGCTGGAGGAGCAGAAGCCAATTTTAGTCAGCTTGATTTGGCATCTTTTGCGAATATACATGCTCTTTCCAGACGTAATGAAGAGCCGCAGAGGGCCAGTCGCCCGTTTGATGTGGACCGCGATGGATTTGTCATCGGTGGAGGAGCAGGGGTCTTGGTGCTGGAAGAGCTGGAGCATGCCTTGAACCGCGGGGCCACCATATTGGCCGAGGTTGCGGGTTACGGATGCACGACCGATGCGTATCACATCACGGCTCCAGATCCCACGGGCTCCGGTCCGGCAGAGGCGATCAGCATCGCATTGCAGGATGGTGGCTTGACACCGCAAGAAATCGACTATGTCAATGCCCATGGTACAAGTACACCGTTTAACGACCGTATGGAGATCAATGCTATTCAGAAGGTATTCGGGGAGCATGCCCCCCATTTGGCGATATCGTCTATTAAATCCATGACAGGCCATTTAATGGGTGGCGCAGGGGCAGTCGAATTAATTGCAACTGTACAGAGCATGATCCACAGCAAAGTACCACCGACACTCAATTGCGACAACCCTGAAGCCCCTGAACTGAATTTTGTCCCGCATATATATCAGGAACGTGAGGTCCGTGCGGCGATTAGCAATTCCTTTGGTTTCGGGGGGCATAACGTCTGTCTTGCTGTTCGCAAGTGGGAAGGGGTATAAGCCTGTGAGCGAAGAGCTAATCCATATCCCGGATGTGCTTCCGCACAGGTACCCGTTTCTTCTGCTGGATGGCGTGACTGGGTACGAAACATCGCAATGGGCGAAGGGGTACAAGCTTGTCACCTGGAGTGAGTGGTTTATTACAGAGGCTAATCCATACATGCCTTCTATGTTGATCGTGGAGTCGCTTGCACAATTGGCGGCATTCGCTGCGATTGACAAAAAAGGTATTTCATATCTGACCAACCTTAATGGAGTTCGATTCCATAGCTTGGCGAAGCCAGGGGACCGAATTGATCTCCATTTTCAAGTCAACAAGCGTCGGCGGGGTTATATACTCGGAAGCGGTCGGGCTTCTGTAGGCGATCGTTTGGTGGCTGAGGCGGAGGAAATTGTTTCACTTGATCAATGACAGGGAGGAAGCGCACGTTAAACGGTCCTTTTGTCCTCCTGACTGCCAGCAGCAGCGGGAGGATACTCACATCACGGAATAGGAGTGAACGAGATGAATGACATACAGTTATATGATTTAACAAATGCGCAGAAACGTATATGGTATACCGAATTACTCTATCCAGATACGTCAGTGTCACAGCTTTCCGGTACAGCCAAGATGAAGGGCCGTATCCATATCGCTGCCTTCATGCAGTCCATTAATTTGATTATCAAACAGTATGATGCGTTCCGCATTCGTATCACCTCAGTGGATGGAGTGCCTCAGCAGTATGTCGTTCCTTATGAAGAGAGACAGTTGGAGTATCTGGACCTTACCCACTATGAAAGTGTATCAGAGGTAGAAGCTTTACTTGAGCAGCACAAAAGCAAACCCCTGCCACTGCTGGATTCTGAGCTATTCCAGTTTTTAATTGTAAAAATTAGCGAGGATGAATATTGGATTAACACCAAAATGCACCATATTATTTCTGACGGGATTTCAATGGTGATCTATGGCAATCAATTGACGGAATTTTACATGCAGATCATTCAAGGAAATGAACCAGCGCTGAATGACGATTGCTCCTATATTCAATATATTGCAGAAGAGAACGCATACGAGCTTTCTGACAGATACCAAAAGGACAAGACATACTGGCTGGATAAATTTTCTGATTTACCTGAACTTACGGGTTGGAAGTCATATAATCCGTTATCTCTAAGCACCCGCGCCGTTCGGGAGCATTTTACCGTGCCAGAGGTGCTGTATCACGAGGTGCAGGCATTTTGCCAACAGAACAGAATTTCTCTGTTCCAGTTCTTCATGGGTGCGATGTATATTTACATACACAGAGTGACGAATCAGCCAGATGTGGTGATTGGTACTTCGTTCGCTAACCGGGGGAATAAAAAAGAGAAGCAAAAGATCGGTATGTTCGTGAGTACAGCTGCAGCCAGAACATACGTCGAAAAGGACATGAATGTGTTGGGCTTCCTGCAGGATGTAGCCAGGGATCAGATGTCAGTCCTGCGGCATCAGAAATATCCATATAATCAGTTAATTCAGGATCTAAGAGAAATGCATGGCAACAAGGATATTCAACGGCTTTTTGGCGTCTCCATGGAATACCGTCTGATCAATTGGGTTGATTTGGATGACGTGCGTATTTTGACGGATTATGATTTCTGCGGTGACGAAGTGAATGATTTCGTGCTTCATATCGTGGAGATTCTGGATGAAGGCGAGCTGGTACTGGATGTCGATTACCGGACGACGCTGTTTGAACGTAGTGAAGTAACGGACATGGTTTCCCAGTTGCTTACGATCGCCGAGCAGATCATTCATGCACCGCAGCTTTCCATCGCAGAGGTAACCCTGCTGGGAGAAGCGGATGAGCAATCCATTTTGGCTCTCTCGGAGGGGATTGTAGCTGATTATCCGCGTGAAAAGACAATTCATGGCTTATTCGAAGAACAAGCCGAGCGCACGCCAGATCATGTTGCCGTTCAGATGGGCGAGCAGAGCATTACATATCTAGCTCTAAACGAACAGGCTAACCAGCTTGCGAGATATTTGCGCTCCGAGGGAGTAGGAGCAGATACGCTCGTAGGGATCATGGCTGACCGTTCCTTGGAGATGATCGTCGGTATGATGGGCATTTTGAAAGCAGGAGGTGCCTATGTACCGATTGATCCCGATTATCCCGAAGAACGTATCCATTATATGCTGGAGGATTCGGGAGTCCATCTGTTGCTCACCCAAAGCCATCTATGGGAGTGCACTACTTTTGACGGAAAGCTTGTGAATCTGGACGAAGTTGCATCGTATACAGGGGACACTTCAAAT from Paenibacillus sp. FSL R10-2782 includes the following:
- the fabF gene encoding beta-ketoacyl-ACP synthase II, which translates into the protein MRRRVVVTGQGVVTPVGLNLTDFWNSLLEGKSGIGPVTVFDTADIPTKIGAQVTGFDPLQYMSKKEANKVAQFTQFALAAARQAVEQSKLVIDERNAGRVGVIVGSGAGGLDVIEENYGKLTKLGPKRVSPYFVSSMMINSAPGEISIAIGAKGPSFAVVTACATGSNAIGEALRTIQYGTADVVVAGGAEANFSQLDLASFANIHALSRRNEEPQRASRPFDVDRDGFVIGGGAGVLVLEELEHALNRGATILAEVAGYGCTTDAYHITAPDPTGSGPAEAISIALQDGGLTPQEIDYVNAHGTSTPFNDRMEINAIQKVFGEHAPHLAISSIKSMTGHLMGGAGAVELIATVQSMIHSKVPPTLNCDNPEAPELNFVPHIYQEREVRAAISNSFGFGGHNVCLAVRKWEGV
- a CDS encoding 3-hydroxyacyl-ACP dehydratase FabZ family protein, whose amino-acid sequence is MSEELIHIPDVLPHRYPFLLLDGVTGYETSQWAKGYKLVTWSEWFITEANPYMPSMLIVESLAQLAAFAAIDKKGISYLTNLNGVRFHSLAKPGDRIDLHFQVNKRRRGYILGSGRASVGDRLVAEAEEIVSLDQ